One Ancylobacter novellus DSM 506 genomic window, AACAACTCCTATCTGGGTCTGATCCGTCAGGCGCAGCGCGGCTTCAACATGGACTTCGAGGTCTCGCTCGCCTTCGACAACATCAATGCCGACGAGAATGCCGGCTATGGCGTCGACCATGTGGCGGTGGCCGAGGGCCTCGGCTGCAAGGCGGTGCGCGTCTCCTCGCCCAACGAGTTCAAGGACGCCTTCGTCAAGGCCAAGGCGCTGATGAAGGAGCATCAGGTGCCGGTGGTGATGGAGTTCATCCTCGAGCGCGTCACCAACATCGCCATGGGCACCGAGATCGACGCGGTGAACGAGTTCGAGGAAGTCCTCGACCTGCCGCTGGAAGGCGCCGCCGCCAAGGCGTGAGTGATGCGGGGGCCTCACGGCCCCCGTTTTGCGCCGGGGGCTGAGCCTTTCGCTTCCGCCCCGCGCGCTTTCGTGCCACGACGGCGCGTGCTGCGATACCGCGGGGGCCTCGCGCCCGAGAATGTCCCCGCGCCCAACAATCCTGTCCCTGCCTAGGAGCGGTCCATGCCCCGTTTTGCCGCCAATCTCACCATGCTGTTCAACGAGGTGCCCTTCCTCGACCGGTTCGAGAAGGCCGCCGCCGCCGGGTTTGCCGGCGTGGAATATCTGTTTCCCTACGACTTCCCGGTCGAGGAGCTGGTCGGAAAGCTCAAGGCCAACGGCCTGACGCAGGTGCTGCACAACATGCCGGCCGGCAACTGGGGCGGCGGCGAGCGCGGCATCGCCATCCTGCCCGACCGCGTCGACGAGTTCCGCGCCGGCGTCGACAAGGCCATCACCTATGCGACCGCCCTCGGCGCGCCGCAGGTGAACATCCTCGCCGGCATCGCCCCCGCCGGGGTCGAGCGCGAGGTGCTGCACAAGACCTTCGTCGAGAACCTGAAATACGCCGCGCCGAAGGTGAAGGAAGCCGGCATCAAGCTGCTGATCGAGCCGATCAACACCCGCGACATTCCGGGCTTCTTCCTGAACTACACGAAGCAGGCGAAGGCGATCATCGAAGAGGTCGGCTCCGACAACCTCTTCATCCAGTACGACATCTACCACATGCAGATCATGGAAGGGGATCTCGCCCGCACCATCGAGGCGAACCTCGCTCTGATCCCGCACATCCAGCTCGCCGACAATCCGGGCCGCAACGAGCCCGGCACCGGCGAGATCAACTACGAGTTCCTGTTCCGCTTCCTCGATTCCATCGGCTACACCGGCTGGATCGGGTGCGAGTACAAGCCGAAGGGCGACACGGCGGCCGGCCTCGGCTGGCTGAAGACGCTCACCGGCGCGGCGTGACGTCGCATCGGTCAAGAAACGCAGTCTAGGAAAACGAGGACAAGACGATGGCGAAGGTTGGATTTGTCGGTCTGGGGATCATGGGCAACCCGATGGCGGGCCACCTCATCGACGCGGGCCACACGCTCTATCTGTATGACATCAAGCCGGTGCCGGCGGAGCTGACGGGCAAGGGCGGCGTCGCCTGCGCCAACGGCACCGAGGTGGCGAAGAACGCCGACATCATCATCATCATGGTGCCGGACACCCCGCATGTGGGCGCCGCGCTGTTCGGCGAGGGCGGCATCGCCGCCGGCCTCACCCCCGGCAAGATCGTCGTCGACATGTCGTCGATCGCCCCGGTCGAGACCAAGGAATACGCCAAGAAGGTCAACGAGCTGGGCTGCGACTATCTCGACGCGCCGGTCTCCGGCGGCGAGGTCGGCGCCAAGGCCGCCTCGCTCACCATCATGGTCGGCGGCCCGGAAGGCGCCTTCGAGACGGTGAAGCCGCTCTTCGAGAAGATGGGCAAGAACATCACCCTCGTCGGCGGCAATGGCGACGGCCAGACCACCAAGGTGGCGAACCAGATCATCGTGGCGCTGACCATCCAGGCGGTCGGCGAGGCGCTGCTGTTCGCCTCCAAGGCGGGTGCCGACCCGGCCAAGGTGCGCCAGGCGCTGATGGGGGGCTTTGCCAATTCGCGCATCCTTGAGGTGCATGGCGAGCGCATGGTGAAGCGGACCTTCAACCCGGGCTTCCGCATCGAGCTGCACCAGAAGGACCTGAACCTGGCGCTCAACGGCGCCCGCCAGCTGCAGATGTCGCTGCCGGCCACCGCGCTGGCGCAGCAGCTGTTCAGCGCCTGCGCCGCCAATGGCGGGGCGGCGTGGGACCACTCAGCTCTGGTCAAGGCGCTGGAAATGCTCGCAAATCACACCGTCGCGCCGGATGCGTGATCTCGATCCGATATTGCATTCACTTTGAAGTCTCGGGGGCGCTCTGCGCCCCCGAAGCGTTTCTGGAAATAGTAAGCATTGCTGCCCCGGTAGTGGAATTCCGCTGCGGGGTAGTCTTTTGAGCGTCACGACGAACAATTGTTCTGGCCTATACACCGTGGACAAGCCGGCATTTCCCGAAGTAACTTGTCGGACACGTCGCTAACACGCCCCGCGATGCCCGCGATGCGGCCCAACATGCGCGACGTATTATCACGCCCATGAACATCGCTCTTGACGAGGGCCTCAATCTGCCCAATCATGGCATACAAAATACCAAACAAAGTTCCGGACCTCGCGGGGGTGAGTCCGGACGAGGAGGGAGTCCAATGAAGGTCTGCATCTACGGTGCCGGCGCGATCGGCGGTTATGTCGGCGTCCAGCTCAAGCGCGCGGGTGTCGACGTGAGCCTGGTGGCCCGCGGCGCACATCTCGAAGCCATGAAGCGCAACGGCCTCAAGCTGCTCATCGAGGATGAGGAGCGCGTCGAGCACATCCCGTGCTCCGACAACCCGGCCGAACTCGGCCCGCAGGACTATGTC contains:
- the otnI gene encoding 2-oxo-tetronate isomerase, producing the protein MPRFAANLTMLFNEVPFLDRFEKAAAAGFAGVEYLFPYDFPVEELVGKLKANGLTQVLHNMPAGNWGGGERGIAILPDRVDEFRAGVDKAITYATALGAPQVNILAGIAPAGVEREVLHKTFVENLKYAAPKVKEAGIKLLIEPINTRDIPGFFLNYTKQAKAIIEEVGSDNLFIQYDIYHMQIMEGDLARTIEANLALIPHIQLADNPGRNEPGTGEINYEFLFRFLDSIGYTGWIGCEYKPKGDTAAGLGWLKTLTGAA
- a CDS encoding 2-hydroxy-3-oxopropionate reductase; translation: MAKVGFVGLGIMGNPMAGHLIDAGHTLYLYDIKPVPAELTGKGGVACANGTEVAKNADIIIIMVPDTPHVGAALFGEGGIAAGLTPGKIVVDMSSIAPVETKEYAKKVNELGCDYLDAPVSGGEVGAKAASLTIMVGGPEGAFETVKPLFEKMGKNITLVGGNGDGQTTKVANQIIVALTIQAVGEALLFASKAGADPAKVRQALMGGFANSRILEVHGERMVKRTFNPGFRIELHQKDLNLALNGARQLQMSLPATALAQQLFSACAANGGAAWDHSALVKALEMLANHTVAPDA